DNA sequence from the Oryza brachyantha chromosome 5, ObraRS2, whole genome shotgun sequence genome:
AAACCGATGGTTATTAGTTGAATTCAATTTGTAGTCTGGTAATTTGATTATGGCTTTGATATGTCCATTTGTTCCACTTTTATTTGAGATATGTATGATCAGCAAATGCCAATTTTGTTCCAGAGATTCTTACAGTACTCATTTTGTTCCAGGTGCATGGGATGCTGTTGTAACGTGCTTCTTCTTAGATACGGCGCACAATATTGTTGAATATATAGAGATCATATCAAAAGTTCTCAAGGATGGTGGGGTGAGTCTCTTATTATAGGATTGGACTCTGATAAGCTATTCCTGAAGAATTAGTACTACAAATTCTGTTCCCATTTATGTAGGGAGATCTATAATTCAGCATATGTTGTTTATTTACTGTTTCTTATTATCTGCTGTTAATACCTGTCCAATTTCAACCAACAGGTGTGGATAAATTTGGGTCCTCTTCTGTATCACTTCGCTGACTCCTATGGGCCAGATgatgtaattagttttctcCTTCTATTATACTAGTTGAATGAATGAACACTATGTTAATTGAAGCCTCGAATGTATGTTACTATTCTCACGAGGGAACCTAATTTATCTCCTTAAACACAGGATATGTCTATTGAACTAAGTTTGGAAGATGTGAAAAGAGTAGCTTACCATTATGGATTTGTGATGGAGGTGAGAGTTCTGCATTTAATTTGCTTTGTGCTATAATCGAGGAAAATCAAAATATGCATGCAGGTGCATATATGCCAATATGTTTGTTTGTACATGTGCacattataaaaaagaacaaagatgAAATACTGTGGATAGTTTCAAAATATGTGGAAACTTATgattagacaaaaaaaaaaatctgtaaaCATCCTTCAATTTTTCCCCTAGTTTCTTTTTGCATTCTGCAGTGCGCATATAACTTATATCTTATTCATTTTGCAAATGTACATTTCCCAACCTTTTTCCAGAAGTATGTTTCTTATAAGGTCATAGGTATGCAAAATGAAATAGGTGCAAATTAAAGTTCAATTCGCTATAAATAGTGTAAATagtgtaaattttattattttcattgaTAAACTTTGTGTGGTTTTCAGGTGGAGAGAATGGTAGATACCACATACACTGCAAATATGAAATCAATGATGCTGGTAATCTTCTAATATCTACAATGTGACTTAATCTTCAAATATCTAGGAAGTGATTGAACTTATGGGGATTTTTTAGAATTGTGTATTGAAAGCCGATTATATAATTGTGTTTGGTGCAGTTGGAAACTTCAGTCATTTCAACTTTTAGATGTCAACTTGTTCATCAATCCCTTGTAGACTCATATACTATCAATCATGTATAGTACATTCAACAGGCATATTAGGAGTGTTAGGCATTGTGCAAATTCAATTGTTGTAGGAGCAGAATGTTAGTGGCAGGGTGAGGGAAAATACATGAAAGTTCAATCTAATAGGTTACAACTTTAATGAATTAGAACATAGGTCCAATGCAACTTACATCTGAGGAATTGTGTTTTAAAATGATTCCTTTTTTTCTAAGAGACCAACTTCCAGTTGAAAGCTCTGCCTCTGCATTGACTAATGCAACCATGCAAATTTTCAAAGCTGTCAGCTTGGAATACTTAGGATTCCAGTTGCACTTAATTCTGTTGGATGTTTGACATCAGTAGTTCAGTAATCGGTACCCATCAATTTATTGTGCATTTTACCAAGCTTCTTGATACCTGAATTTATTGCGCATTCTACAACCTTATTGatatattatcttttctaTACTGTGGTTGAGTTGCAGAATCGGTACCGTGCGGTATTTTGGACGATGAGGAAGAATGCATCTCGATCAAAAGCTCAAAAACATTAGTGAGATGAAGATCCTCTGTTGGAATGGTTTGCCGTTGGCATGCAGGCTATATAGATCAAATTTCAGTCCTGTGGTGAACTGGTGATTCTATCCCTGTTGGGAGGCCGGGACAATACGGATGATCCATCCATTCCTTCACCATGATATGAAACCTTAGCAAACTGTGATGTGATCGATTTAGATAACTAATTCAGTTGCCAGATATCATGGATAAGATTAATAGAATGTGCTTACCATTACTTAGGGGAACACTGATCTCCGTCTTCGCAAACATTTGAATGGCACGGGGAAAAACTTGTGATAGTATTAGTTGGCTAATGGGAGCACAAGATATTAATAAGTCAGTACGTGTTAAAACTGTACAATAACATTGAATCTGTAAACGGCAAATCCAAAGAGCTGCACATTTTGGACTGTATTGTACTGTTAATTTCTCGTGTTCTCGCAATCCGCGTATGGACCTGAGAATTCGCGATACCAATTTTTCCTATGATATTCCGGGCAACatgatgataattttttttggaaaatggaTTCGATTAAACCTAGCGTCCACAAATTTGTGGGGTTGTGTTAAACGGAAAAtcgaaaaaaagggaaaaaaaatacaaaaattttcgccGTTGCCGGGGATCGAACCCGGGTCACCCGCGTGACAGGCGGGAATACTCACCACTATACTACAACGACTTTTGTTATTCCGATTCTTGgattacttttaaatttgttaCAACTGTTCTTACTAGATGTTCACCACTACATCAACGGTGGGACCATGGGAGTATCTAGTAAAGAACGGTTGATTAATAGTTCGCGGATAAGTAGAGAACAACGGTGCCATTTATCTGACGTGGCTCCTCCTTTCAGTTTCTGTTCTTACACTGGAACTGCATTAGCGAAAATCATAAAGGCCTTCATTTACATCTCGACGGCTGCGttctttttcagttttaaaaatgaaaaattatatgatttttttatctatttaatggtatagatGTTGTAATTAGCTATTACAGagttaaaaatacatttagaaagaaaatatgataaattatatataaaatctttctttaaaaaatactctaaCCGTTTAGGAAACAtgcaagcaaaaaaacaaaaaaaaaagaataatcgGGGAAAAAACACAGCCGCATTAGCTCAACTTGGTTGTTAAATCACTAGCAAAATGGAATGGAAGTCTAAACAACGGAGTATACCAAAGGAAGAAAGAACGTAGTTCACGACTTCGCAAATGTTTCATTCCGACTCCGTTTCTCAAAATTGGAAACAATTCTGAGAATTCAGGAACCTTTGTTTTGCTGTACGAATCCTGGGTATATCTTCATTGAAACTTGAGGAAAATTCTCGTAAGAAAGGGTCACTAATAACCATCGATCTCAGGCGCCTTGTATTAGATCTCAATATCATTGCGGAGGTAGGACCGATCCAGGTTTTTATGTATCAGACGGTACTATAGCCTAGTTAGAGAGTTATGATCGCTGGAGGTAGTGAATTGATCCAGATTTTGATAGGTTAAACGACAATACGAGATGTTCCGAGGGGTCCCTACAGAAGATAACCACCGACGGACTTGCCTCACTGACCCATGGGGCCCATCTATCGGTCGGACCGCAGCTAAGGCACCCAGCAGGCGGCGGCTTTCTAGCGAAAAttgaagattaaaattttaaattttagtttataagcataaagaaaagaaaaaacgagTATGTCGCTCATTTTCTAGTTTTCAAAACCTAGGTGAAAAGTTGAATTATTGAATAATCAAGCTAGAGATTCTACGAGAAAATATAGTCGTGAGAAAGTTTCCAAACCGACCCATAGCCCTTATCCATCCGTACCCAACATTCTCAGTCGAGGCTTGGCAAATTTCTGAATTTAATAAATGGAGAAAACTGAAGAaatgaagaggaagaggaggaagaaacaAAGGTCTCACAAGGCTTCATGAATTTCTATGAACCGACGAAGAACAAACAAAAGGTGGCCTCACCCTCATTTGTCTGATGCAGCGAGGTGTCAGTACGCTCATGGAGAGAGGAAGCCTACAACTACAATCACTACCACTGAAGCGGTACGTGAAGCCTGGTGCTTCAAAGGCAACGCAGTAGAGCACAATTTGCACATCGATGACGGGTTGGTTGAAGCTTGACGACAAAGATAGCAGCACACCACACCACCAGTGTGCTTGCTGCTCTCTCCCCCGGAAAGTCCGCCCAGCCACTCCACCCAAAAGCGCACTAGCTCGCCGATTCGGCCGCGCGACCTTCCTCTGTCTCTGTGTGTTGCGCGGCACGCACGCGCTGTCTGCCATACTGCCACTACACAAACGGGCTCTTCACCCACACACAAACGGCCACacacctccgcctccgtcgCGCCTAGTCCAcctcctttttctcttttacgCTCGCGACCGTTGCCCACAACATGCCACAAAGAAATTCAGTTTTACGCaaggtactacctccgtttatTATatcgatgaatatatataatttatatacatatttagattcattagcatttatatgaatatagacaagaccagaaaatcttacattatgacaGAGAGAATCAATTATTTCTTAGTTTTtacatttatgatttttaaaatatttagcacatatgtttttaaaccGTTAAATGGTTTCTTTATAATAATTGTATATAGAAATCCATCATCTCACgtttggttttaatttgataacggttaattttatcgtttatattatttaacaaCTACCAAAAGAatagataatatttcatcttaCTTTTGTGAGAAGTTGGTCACCtcacatttgatttttaattttatagtgttaatttaatagtttatattattaaacaactataaaaattagataaccTCTACtgagtaaatttttaattttatgacTGCTAAATTCattctttatatttaatgttaaatagctattattTTATGACCGCtaaaatagctattaaaaatctGACTGGGAGCGGGAAAAATGTGATCGCCGTTGCCGGGGATCGAACCCGGGTCACCCGCGTGACAGGCGGGAATACTCACCACTATACTACAACGACTTCTGTGCTGCTTCATGAGAATATGCATTACATATAATTTCCAAAGTAGAAATCAAATTGCAGGCGATTGGTTCTTCCTTCCTGCAATCGTTAGAAAAGGCTCCAGGGAGAAAAACATTGATTATCTCAGTTGCAAATTAaacagtatatatacatatacacactATATCTCTGCCATTAAAAGTGAAGTCGTCTGTGCTCTTTCCTATCCCACTTCTCACAAAAAACActgtttccaaaaaaaacaaaataggtaaattcttttaaaaacgTTTCTATTCTCTCTATTCATGGATAGTCTATAGggtcagtctcaatgcataatTACTAAGATAGTAAACTAGAACTAGGTAACCGAGCTAGATTAGTGTCATGTGGGATAAaatctctctcatctcatgaaactctcTGATCCAGCCAAATCAGTAATTTTACTGTTATGACATCTCACACCCTATAAAACATGTATTGAGACTAACCTAATCAATTATATGGATCTAGTACTCCCACTAGCTTGACCGTTATTCCAACACATAAAGCACGCCTTTATTTGTACTTCAAACAAGAGTGGCAGTTTTGCATTACATGTGACACTTCGCTTTCTCGTCATGAACTCCCCACTAGTAGGTGTTTTCTCTTCGCTAGTGGTTTTTCGTACGGCCACTTGTACTACAAACACACAAAGCGACTCgactgaaataaaaatgtCCAAGAACACCTGAAACCCCCATCCGATCGTGCGCTAAAGATGACGCAAAAGCGTACCATCTGCACGCACAGATTTCTGCACTGGTCTTCACTGGGCGTGAATGGCACAATCCTTGGGCTGAAACCCAACCCTCCCAGCCTCCAGATCGTAGACAACCTCAACGTTTTGCATCTGGAAGCTCCCAAGAACTGCTCCTGGCCCATTCGCGCCACCGACATCGCCTTCGTcttcatcgtcgccgtcgtcgtcgtccatccTCTGGAACAGCAAGCACTTCACCACCACCGAGTTCCTGGGCGCCGTGACCGCGTAGTAGCAGCTCTCCTTGGGCAGCGTGAGCTCCACATCGCCGAGGAAATGGAGGCTCAGCAGGGGCAGCTCGTCCTGCGTGCATGGCGTGTGCGTGCAGGGGATCTTGAAGCAGAGATCAAACCCCGTCCTCATCTCGAGGTCGTAGGATCTCTCATAGGGCGTGGCAGAAACAAGGGATGCCAGGATTGAGGTGTAGAAGGGATCAGGGAGGTGGGTGTACGTCGTCCCGGTGTCGACGATCATCCCGCCATTGCCCTCCGAGTCGATGCTGCTCAAGCTTGGAGCAGCAGCAATGGCGGCACCATCTCCAATGCTGACACCCTCCAGGCcaatgtagtagaaatttgggTTGGTGATGCTCTTCAGCATTGGGGTGAAGAGGAAGTCGCCCTTTGCGGACAGAGCAAGGTCTCCCATGATCAGGGAGCTGGTGAAGTTAGGGTTCCTCGCGAACCGGAACCCCAGGAAGCAATGGGAGAAACCCTTGTCAAGGAACCCTAGCTGGGACGGCAGGGAGAGCCTGCCCTTGCCAAACCCTGCAATGCCAATTGGCTCCCTTATGGAGCTCCCCACACAGCCAAAGCAGAAGCCAGGGAAGTCCAAAAGGATGCCAATGCCAAAAATGCTTCCATGGAGTGTTACAATGTCCTTTGAAAGGGAGCCAAGGACCAGTGCTCCACCACCATAGGTGTAGGAGAAAGGTGGGCAAGGTCTAGTGCATAGACCA
Encoded proteins:
- the LOC102720151 gene encoding probable aspartyl protease At4g16563, with amino-acid sequence MHSSVYLFILLCLLAINFNSHAKDNKPHSSVVLGLSHVRSLSAPSMVIINSTKFDFLDIIEPVTTYIDGYLLSLNLGMPPQVFQVYLDTGSDLTWVPCGTNTSYQCIECGNEHSISKPTPTFSPSQSSSNTRELCGSRFCVDIHSSDNSHDPCAAAGCAIPSFMSGLCTRPCPPFSYTYGGGALVLGSLSKDIVTLHGSIFGIGILLDFPGFCFGCVGSSIREPIGIAGFGKGRLSLPSQLGFLDKGFSHCFLGFRFARNPNFTSSLIMGDLALSAKGDFLFTPMLKSITNPNFYYIGLEGVSIGDGAAIAAAPSLSSIDSEGNGGMIVDTGTTYTHLPDPFYTSILASLVSATPYERSYDLEMRTGFDLCFKIPCTHTPCTQDELPLLSLHFLGDVELTLPKESCYYAVTAPRNSVVVKCLLFQRMDDDDGDDEDEGDVGGANGPGAVLGSFQMQNVEVVYDLEAGRVGFQPKDCAIHAQ